The DNA segment TATTTGACTGCAAAAACCAtgccttaggagttcctgtcatgactcagtggttaacgaatccaactaggaacaatgaggttgtgaattagatcccttgcctcactcagtaggttaaggatccggcattgccatgggctgtagtgtaggttgaaggtgcagctcagatcccgtgttgctgtggctgtggtgtaggccagtggctacagctccgattagaccccctagcccgggaacttccacatgcagtgagagcagccctagaaaaggcaaaaagaccaaaaaaaaaaaaaacaaaaaccccaaatgaaccaaaaaaccccccaaaccccaaagaaacccaaaaaaaccccatgcCTTATTTCACCACATTAATATTTCTCACATATTCTTCACTTCACCGTTCTTGAGTTTAGAGCCCTATTCACCTACCATTCAAATGGCTGTAGCAGCCCTTCTTCTAGGCTTCAGTCTGCTTAGCTGTTTTCAACCTCCTAAATTCATCCTCTACACCTTACTGCCAGAGCAATTTCccttatataaaaattttcatcAGCTCTATAAATTTCAGAATCAAATTCAAATTATTTAGGGTAGCAAGGAATACCTTTGGGTATctggcctctgccttcctctcaaGCTTCAACCTGTCATTATCACCACTTCACAGATATTCTACAAGCATGTCATGTTGTCATGCACCTTTACCTTTGCATATGCAACTCTCTCTCCTTGAAAGACTCATCTCACTTTCTGGACAATTTCTATTATTCTTCCAAAACTGGGTTCAGGCATCACTGTTTCTGGTCCTTTCAGGCTCCCTTGGTTAggtccattccttccttcttcatcCTGCACAAATCTGTACAGTATTGTGTTCTGTAACATAACATAATTAAAACATCTATTTCTCTGTGAAAACTACTTTATTGTAATTTCCTTACGCACTTGTTACTCCCTTCCACATCAATCTTTCACCCCTCAATTCATTACTTGTTGAAAATAAGGCCTGTTCTTTCCTCTGGTACGATTTTCAGTGCCTACGGCAATAGTTGGTTCAAATCTGGAGTTAGACATTTACTgagtaaatttgtttttaaaaaggtttacaattcttttattttcctttccagtcTGAGATATTTAAAAACCAGAATACCTCAAGTGGGGAAAACATGCTTTTATTTCATGAGATTTGTCCTTTTTAAGACTTTACCACAGGTAATAGGGTCTTAGGATTTCTTCTGCAGTGaactaatatgtatatatgtattgctttttagggccacacccttggcatatggaagttcctggactaggggtcgagtcagagttacagatgccagccacagacccagccacagcaacgtgggaccaagccatatctgcaacctacaccacagcacatggcaacaccaggtccccaacCACTGAAGAAAGCCAAGGACCggacctgcatccttatggattctagttggatttgcttccactgtgccaatatgggaactcctaaaaaaaaaaaattaatacatttatggaattcctgtcatggctcagtaggttaagaacctgactagtattcacgagaatgcaagttcaacccctggcctaactcagtgggctaaggatatggcattgctgtgagctgtagtgtaggttgcagatgtggctcagatccctcactgctgtggcataggctagcagctgcagctctgattcaacccctagcccaggaactctatatgctgcaggtacagccctaaaaagaaaacaaaaacaaaaacaaacaactttaaCTTTAAAGTGATTATATaatgaaatcatatttttctaCTTAAGATGCTGTTTAGAACATAGCAAGTACAGTTATATAATAAAGAAGACttgaaagcaacaacaaaaaataattctgaaaacaaaactagaaattgTGTATAAATTTGGGAGACTGTTAGGCGTAGTTTAGAAGTAACTAGAAAActaaaagacatgaaggaaatcaaagatgacacaaatagacagaaagatatacaatgctcttggattagaagaatcaatattgtcgaAATGACCACACTATctaatgcaatctacagattaattgtaatccctattaaattactaatggtggaattgataagcaatgagatcctgctgtatagtactgggaactatatctagtcacttatgatggagcataataatgtgagaaaaagaatgtatataagtacatgtgactgggttactttgctatacagtagaaaattgacagaacactgtaaagcagctataatgaaaaaaataaaaatcattaaaaagttaCTAATGGCATTTATCGAAGAACTagaacaagaaaatttaaaatttgtatggaaacacaaaagaacccaaatagtcaaagcaatcttgagaaagaaaaatggagctggaggaataggCTCCCTGACTTCTATACTccaaactacagtcatcaaaacagtatctcacagaaacagaaatataggttaatggaacaggatagaaagcccagaaataaacccacacatatatggccaattaatctatggcaaaggaggcaagaatatacaatggagaaaagacagtctcttcattaaatggtgctgggaaaactagataactacacataaaaaaatgaaatgagcatATTCTCTTACActacatgcaaaaataaacacaaaatggattaaagacttaaacataaggccagatgctataaaacttagaggaaaacatacacagaacactccttgacataaattacaggaatatctttttttttttttttttggaccatgcccatggcatgtggaagttcttgagccagggatcaaacttgtgccatagcagtgacccaagccactgcagtgacaacactgaacacttaacctgctgtgcaacaagagaactcccagcagTATCTTTTATGATCTGCCTCcaagagtaatgacaataaaaacaaaaataagtgggccctaattaaacttaaaacttctgcacagcaaaggaaaccattaaaaaaccaaaatgataagccacagaatgggagaaaagtctCTGCAAATCaaatgactgacaaggaattaatctccaaaatatacgaacatctcatacagctttaccttagggaaaaaaaaaacaattaaaaaatggtcagaatatccaaatagatatttctccaaagaagatagacagatggtcaaaaaagcacatgaaaagatgctcaacatcacctattattagagaaatgcaaattaaaactacactgaAGTAGAGTTCCCACCCTGGTgtaatgggatcagcagtgtctctgcagcccaggaggcaggtttgattcccgctctccccccccccccccccccccccccccccccggcctggTGAAGTGgattaaagggtctggtgttgccatagctgtggcataggttcggatctgatccctggcccgggaattccatgtgccacaaggtggccaaaaaaggaaaaagaaaaaaaaaagtacaatgagttatcacctcacaccagtcagaatgaccatcatcaaaaaacctacaaacaataaatgctggagagggtacagagaaaagggaacactcctacactgttggtggaaatgcaaatcagtTCAGCTACTAtgtagaacagtatggaggtcccttaaaaaaataaacatatattaactATAACTATTAACTATCATATATATGATCTAGCAaacctactcctgggcatctatctggaaaaaaacccataattcaaaaagatacacacaccccaatttTCATGGAAGCAtaatttacagttgccaagatatggaagcaacctaaatgtccactgacagatgaatggataaagatgtggtgtatatatacatatacatacacaatggaatactactcagccataaaaaagaacaaaataatgccattttcagcaacatggaggaCCATGAAATtaccataccaagtgaagtcagtcagataaagacaaatatatcaccaatatgtggaatctaataaaaatgatacaaggaacatacaaaacagactcaaagatttcaacaccaaacttatagttaccaaatgggaaacattagggggagggataaattaggaggttacgattaacatatacacactactgtatataaaatagataagtaacaaagacccactgtatagaacagggaaattTCATCCACAttgtgtaataacttatatgagaaaagaattcgaaaaggaatggatatatgtatatataactgattcactttgctgtgcacctgaaactaccacaacattgcaagtcaacaatactccaataagtttttttaaaaagtaaaggaagaacagaggatttttttttttgcctttttaatgaaAACCATGCACAAAATTTGACAACAGTTTAGGAAAAGGTAAGTTCCAAACACTGAGgtagtttgtttttaatctgctaTTTGGTCTTTTGCTctaaaaatgcacatattttaagattttgtttgCTATATAAAATGTTTGTTATAATAAATATGCTATATTAGCTTTTACCGTTGGTGTCTTTCTAATGAGAAATCCAGCAAATGTGCACCCAAATTTTTCTGTTTACATATTGCATATAGTGTACAATGCTatataaagagatagaaaaaccTTGCCTTTAACTCAAAAATGGTGAAAATGAATACTTGCTATTGTTATTTACTTGTctcaggatattttaaaaagtgactgaCAGGTATGAAAGTTTTCCACATATTTATTATACAGTCAAGGTTTATCCTTAGAATTTAATATCTGATGAGGACtaaattaaaatagaagtttttttttcttattcattacatttattaAATCATTCTCAAGTGTGTATAGagttgtccctcagtatccatGGGAACTGATTATGGGACCCCCACAGATACCAATATCTGAGAATGATCAGGTACCAACATCTGAGAATGATCAGGTACCTTATACAAAATAGTGTagaatttgcatataacctacacatatCTTCtcagatacttaaaataatttctaaattactTATAACACCTAATACAATGTATATGCTATTAAACAGTTGTTGGTGTGtggtaaattcaagttttgctttggggaattttctggaatttttttttctgaatatttaaaatttgtggtTATTTGAATCAGTGGATGTGGAACCCACAGATACACAGGGCCAAGTGTACTCTAAAGAGCTTTGGTTTAAGGATCTCACCCATGCAAATCTACTTTCAAGGGGTCTTCCTCAATGTGAATTTTATAATGGTTAGTAAGGGATGACCTCTGGCTGAAGAGTTTTCCGCATgcattacattcatagggtttctctccagtatgaattctctgatgggCAATAAGTGATGAGCTTTGCCTAAAGGTTTTCCCACATGTGTTACATTCaaagggtttctctcctgtgtgaatcCTTTGatgttgaataagagctgcactTTGGCCAAAAGATATCCCACATTCTTCACATTGATAtggtttctctcctgtatgaatTCGCTGATGATTGCTAAGAGATGAGTTACACCTGAACGTTTTCCCACACTCATTACATTTATAAGGTCTTTCTCCAGTGTGCATTCTCTGATGTTGAATGAGCGCTGAACTTTgtctgaaggctttcccacacacTTTACACTTACAtggtttttctccagtgtgaattcgTTCATGAATAATGAGTGTTGAATGGGAACTTAAGGCTTTACCACATTCATTACAACTATACAATTTCTCTCCGGTATGAATTATTCGGTGTCTATTAAGTCGTGAAATAGAAGTGAAGccttttccacattcattacatctatagggtttttctccagtgtgaattctttCATGCTGGATGAGAGATGCACTCTGACTGAAGGCTCTCCCACACTCACTACATTTAAAaggcttctctcctgtgtgaattctctgatgatAACGAAGAGATGAACTAGACTTAAAGGTGTTGCCACATTCATTACATAAATAGGACTTTTTTCTGGAATGAATTCTCTGACATCCAGGAAGGGATGTGCTGCAACTGGATGCCTTCCGACCTGGGTTATATTTGTGGGGGTTGTCTCGAGCATGGATCTTCTGATGTATAAAAAGGCCTGACCTTCGGCTGAAGGATTTACCACATTCTTTACATCTATAGGATTTTTCCACAGTATGGGTTCTTAGGTGTTTACAAAGGGATGCACTATGGCTGAAGGCTTTCCCGCATTCTTTACATatatagggtttctctccagtatgagttcTTTGATGTTGAATAAGAGCTGAGCTTTGGCTGAAGGCTTTCAAACattctttacatttaaataatttctctccAGTATGGTTTTTCTGATGTTTACGAAGGGATGAATTGTGAATGAAGGCTTTTTCgcatatattacatttatagcgTTTTTCTGCTGTCTTCATTTTTGGTTGGTTAAGTAAATTTGAATTCTGTTTAAAGCTATTTCTTTGCATTTCATATTTTGATGGTATTTTTTCTCTAGCAAGCCTCTGTGGCTTAATAAACACTGATTTTAGGCTGAAGTTTTGGCCAAAGTCATTGTTTTTATGGCTTCTTTCTATAGTGAGGATTTCTGTATGGGTGATTGAAATAATTTGTAAACTTTCATTTTCGTCCTTctgcttctttattttgtcttcataTTTGCAAGGGTTTTGGGATATGAAGTTCCAGGGTTCATCTTTTTTGAGTCTCTTTCTTATCAGCCCCCAAAATGACGAGCCTTGAGTTTGAGTTGACTTTGTGGTTTTAGGACTGCTCTTAcatcctgaaagaaagaaagaaagaaagaaagaaagaaagaaagaaagaaagaaagaaagaaagaaagaaagaaagaaagaaagaaaggaaggaaggaaggaaggaaggaaggaaggaaggaaggaaggaaggaaggaagagagaaattgcCAACAATTCACATAATTAGATGAGACTAAACGtgtagaagaaataaatttaatgctATCTAAATAAGGGCTTGCTttgtggcaaagaaagaaaacaaaaacaaaaccaaaaacaaaacctgcaagaggtggagttcccactgtggctcactgggttaagaatctgacatagcgtccatgaggatgcaggttggatccctggcctcactcggtgggttaaaggatccaacattgccatgagctgtggtgtaggttgcaaacttggctcggatccagggtttctgtggcttaggctggcagctgcagctccaacttgaccctgACCCGAGAACTTCCATTCCTtgcatctgcagccctaaaaagcaaaaaaacaaaacaaaacaaaacaaaaacaactcatgATCTGCAGCTGAGGATAACTACCTTGTAAGCCTATAGCTATATGGGGCCATATCAGTTGTACTCATCCCAGTGTC comes from the Phacochoerus africanus isolate WHEZ1 chromosome 4, ROS_Pafr_v1, whole genome shotgun sequence genome and includes:
- the ZNF354B gene encoding zinc finger protein 354B isoform X1, which translates into the protein MATEQREAKSQVTVTFEDVAVLFSRDEWRKLGPSQRNLYQDVMLENYSNLVSLGLPFSKPKVISLLQQGEDPWKVEKESPGSFSPGCKSSPKTTKSTQTQGSSFWGLIRKRLKKDEPWNFISQNPCKYEDKIKKQKDENESLQIISITHTEILTIERSHKNNDFGQNFSLKSVFIKPQRLAREKIPSKYEMQRNSFKQNSNLLNQPKMKTAEKRYKCNICEKAFIHNSSLRKHQKNHTGEKLFKCKECLKAFSQSSALIQHQRTHTGEKPYICKECGKAFSHSASLCKHLRTHTVEKSYRCKECGKSFSRRSGLFIHQKIHARDNPHKYNPGRKASSCSTSLPGCQRIHSRKKSYLCNECGNTFKSSSSLRYHQRIHTGEKPFKCSECGRAFSQSASLIQHERIHTGEKPYRCNECGKGFTSISRLNRHRIIHTGEKLYSCNECGKALSSHSTLIIHERIHTGEKPCKCKVCGKAFRQSSALIQHQRMHTGERPYKCNECGKTFRCNSSLSNHQRIHTGEKPYQCEECGISFGQSAALIQHQRIHTGEKPFECNTCGKTFRQSSSLIAHQRIHTGEKPYECNACGKLFSQRSSLTNHYKIHIEEDPLKVDLHG